A window of the Agromyces mariniharenae genome harbors these coding sequences:
- a CDS encoding tetratricopeptide repeat protein, whose product MDDSTDQVPAEPSRHRGDEQQLIDRLWDFGDPAASEERFREAADDDSHPAHVRAVLSTQLARAIGIQGRGDEALAVLDEVAAAGTAPDEPQRDAAEVRARVSIERGRILAAADRRAEAVPELTRGVREAALAGSNFLVLDALHMLALNDAGHEEEWAAEGLDVLAGSRDPRVLRWGVALHNNLGWTMHDSGRAEAALAEFQQAVDAADRYGTTEQQHVARWSVARCLRTLGRTDEALELQRELARARPDDPYVQSELAELTKDESAGEPTIEA is encoded by the coding sequence GTGGATGACTCGACAGACCAGGTGCCGGCCGAACCGTCCCGCCACCGGGGAGACGAACAGCAGTTGATCGACCGACTCTGGGACTTCGGCGACCCCGCCGCGAGCGAGGAGCGGTTCCGCGAGGCGGCCGACGACGACTCGCATCCGGCGCACGTGCGCGCCGTGCTGTCGACCCAGCTCGCGCGGGCCATCGGCATCCAGGGCCGTGGCGACGAGGCGCTGGCGGTGCTCGACGAGGTGGCCGCCGCGGGCACCGCCCCCGACGAGCCGCAGCGCGACGCCGCCGAGGTGCGCGCCCGGGTCTCGATCGAGCGCGGGCGCATCCTCGCCGCCGCCGACCGCCGCGCCGAGGCCGTGCCCGAGCTCACGCGCGGCGTGCGGGAGGCGGCGCTCGCCGGCTCGAACTTCCTGGTGCTCGACGCGCTGCACATGCTCGCGCTCAACGACGCGGGCCATGAGGAGGAGTGGGCCGCCGAGGGCCTCGACGTGCTCGCCGGCTCGCGCGACCCGCGCGTGCTGCGCTGGGGCGTCGCCCTGCACAACAACCTGGGCTGGACGATGCACGACTCCGGTCGCGCCGAGGCGGCGCTCGCCGAGTTCCAGCAGGCCGTCGACGCGGCCGACCGCTACGGCACCACCGAACAGCAGCACGTCGCCCGCTGGTCGGTCGCCCGCTGCCTGCGCACGCTCGGCCGCACCGACGAGGCGCTCGAGCTCCAGCGCGAGCTGGCCCGGGCGCGCCCCGACGACCCGTACGTGCAGTCCGAGCTCGCGGAGCTCACGAAGGACGAGTCGGCGGGGGAGCCTACGATCGAGGCATGA
- a CDS encoding D-alanine--D-alanine ligase family protein, with protein sequence MDKLRVVLLFGGRSSEHSISCATAGGILGAIDRDRYEVIPVGITRDGAFVLEADDPARYALDPAHLPEVVDNGTRVRWPESSASREVRVTDATGERSLGDVDVVLPILHGRFGEDGTVQGLLELVGLPYVGNGVLASAIGMDKHVTKTVLEGAGIAVAPWVTLTRAALAEEPELWQRRVHGLGLPVFVKPARAGSSVGVSKVSDWSELHAALDVAFAEDRTVLVEAAVVGREIECGVLEGRDGQGPRVSVAGEVVVTGRDFYDFEAKYLDAPGVDLICPADLGDGELFELRRIARRAFEAIGGEGLARVDVFLTDEGFVVNEVNTMPGFTPISMFPTCWLNSGLTYPELISELIEVGHARGSR encoded by the coding sequence ATGGACAAGCTCAGGGTGGTTCTGCTGTTCGGCGGGCGTTCAAGCGAGCACTCGATCAGCTGCGCAACGGCGGGCGGGATCCTGGGGGCGATCGACCGTGACCGCTACGAGGTGATCCCGGTCGGGATCACCCGCGACGGCGCCTTCGTGCTCGAGGCCGACGATCCGGCCCGCTACGCCCTCGACCCGGCGCACCTGCCCGAGGTCGTCGACAACGGCACGCGCGTGCGCTGGCCCGAGAGCTCGGCATCCCGCGAGGTGCGGGTCACGGATGCCACGGGCGAGCGCTCGCTCGGCGACGTCGACGTCGTCCTCCCGATCCTGCACGGCCGCTTCGGCGAGGACGGCACCGTGCAGGGCCTGCTCGAGCTCGTCGGACTGCCCTACGTCGGCAACGGCGTGCTGGCGTCGGCGATCGGCATGGACAAGCACGTGACGAAGACGGTGCTCGAGGGCGCCGGCATCGCCGTCGCCCCGTGGGTGACGCTCACCCGGGCCGCCCTCGCCGAGGAGCCCGAGCTGTGGCAGCGCCGCGTGCACGGACTCGGCCTGCCGGTGTTCGTGAAGCCCGCCCGCGCCGGCTCGTCGGTGGGCGTGAGCAAGGTGTCCGACTGGTCGGAGCTGCACGCCGCCCTCGACGTCGCGTTCGCGGAGGACCGCACGGTGCTCGTCGAGGCCGCGGTCGTCGGCCGCGAGATCGAGTGCGGCGTGCTCGAGGGTCGCGACGGCCAGGGCCCGCGCGTGAGCGTCGCCGGCGAGGTCGTCGTCACCGGCCGCGACTTCTACGACTTCGAGGCGAAGTACCTCGACGCGCCCGGCGTCGACCTCATCTGCCCGGCCGACCTCGGCGACGGCGAGCTCTTCGAGCTCCGCCGCATCGCCCGTCGGGCGTTCGAGGCGATCGGCGGCGAGGGGCTCGCCCGGGTCGACGTGTTCCTCACCGACGAGGGCTTCGTCGTCAACGAGGTCAACACGATGCCCGGATTCACGCCCATCTCGATGTTCCCGACGTGCTGGCTGAACTCGGGGCTCACGTACCCCGAGCTCATCTCGGAGCTCATCGAGGTCGGGCACGCGCGCGGCAGCCGCTGA
- a CDS encoding pyridoxamine 5'-phosphate oxidase family protein — translation MAEEREPVKVLSDDECWALLVEKDFGRLAVSIGDQPEIFPINYTTVEGGVLLRTAEGTKLFGVTVNNKVAFEIDDYGATDGWSVVIKGRARALESADEIAEAEAASLVPWIPTVKRNFIRIDADVISGRRVTFGPEPEAGLDAS, via the coding sequence ATGGCTGAAGAACGCGAACCGGTGAAGGTCCTCAGCGACGACGAGTGCTGGGCCCTGCTCGTGGAGAAGGACTTCGGAAGGCTGGCCGTCTCGATCGGCGATCAGCCCGAGATCTTCCCGATCAACTACACGACCGTCGAGGGCGGCGTGCTGCTGCGCACCGCGGAGGGCACGAAGCTGTTCGGCGTGACGGTGAACAACAAGGTGGCCTTCGAGATCGACGACTACGGCGCGACCGACGGCTGGAGCGTCGTCATCAAGGGTCGCGCCCGGGCGCTCGAGAGCGCGGACGAGATCGCCGAGGCGGAGGCGGCGTCGCTCGTGCCGTGGATCCCGACGGTGAAGCGCAACTTCATCCGCATCGACGCCGACGTGATCAGCGGACGCCGCGTGACGTTCGGCCCCGAGCCCGAGGCCGGCCTCGACGCGAGCTGA
- the leuC gene encoding 3-isopropylmalate dehydratase large subunit: MEHTPANGVTTLEARPRTLAEKVWDAHLVKRGEDGTPDLIYIDLHLVHEVTSPQAFDGLRVAGRPVRRPDLTIATEDHNTPTLDIDKPIADPTSRTQIETLRRNAAEFGIRLHSLGDKEQGIVHVVGPQLGLTQPGITVVCGDSHTSTHGAFGAMAFGIGTSEVEHVLATQTLPLKPFKTMAINVEGALRPGVTAKDIILAVIAKIGTGGGQGYVLEYRGSAIRALSMDGRMTICNMSIEAGARAGMVAPDETTFAYLEGRAHAPQGADWDDAVAYWRTLATDEGAEFDAEVFIDADALEPFVTWGTNPGQGVSLSEAVPDPATIDDQHERAAAERALEYMDLAPGTPLKDIHVDAVFMGSCTNSRIEDLRAFASIVQGKKKADGVRVMVVPGSARVRLEAEAEGLDKVFEEFGAEWRFAGCSMCLGMNPDQLAPGERCASTSNRNFEGRQGKGGRTHLVSPLVAAATAIRGTLSSPWDLQNDGEGR; encoded by the coding sequence ATGGAACACACACCCGCGAACGGCGTGACCACGCTGGAAGCACGACCGCGCACCCTGGCCGAGAAGGTCTGGGACGCCCATCTCGTGAAGAGGGGCGAGGACGGCACGCCCGACCTCATCTACATCGACCTCCACCTCGTGCACGAGGTCACGAGCCCGCAGGCCTTCGACGGCCTGCGCGTGGCCGGTCGCCCAGTGCGGCGGCCGGACCTGACGATCGCGACCGAGGACCACAACACCCCGACGCTCGACATCGACAAGCCCATCGCCGACCCGACGAGCCGCACGCAGATCGAGACGCTCCGCCGCAACGCCGCGGAGTTCGGCATCCGCCTGCACTCGCTCGGCGACAAGGAGCAGGGCATCGTGCACGTCGTCGGCCCGCAGCTCGGGCTCACGCAGCCGGGCATCACCGTGGTCTGCGGCGACTCGCACACGTCGACCCACGGCGCGTTCGGCGCCATGGCGTTCGGCATCGGCACGAGCGAGGTCGAGCACGTGCTCGCGACGCAGACGCTGCCGCTGAAGCCGTTCAAGACCATGGCGATCAACGTCGAGGGCGCGCTGCGCCCCGGTGTCACCGCCAAGGACATCATCCTCGCGGTCATCGCGAAGATCGGCACGGGCGGCGGCCAGGGCTACGTGCTCGAGTACCGCGGCAGCGCCATCCGCGCGCTCTCGATGGACGGCCGCATGACCATCTGCAACATGTCGATCGAGGCCGGCGCGCGCGCCGGCATGGTCGCGCCCGACGAGACGACGTTCGCCTACCTCGAGGGCCGCGCACACGCCCCGCAGGGCGCCGACTGGGACGACGCCGTCGCGTACTGGCGCACCCTCGCGACCGACGAGGGCGCCGAGTTCGACGCCGAGGTCTTCATCGACGCCGACGCGCTCGAGCCGTTCGTCACCTGGGGCACGAACCCGGGCCAAGGCGTCTCGCTGAGCGAGGCCGTGCCCGACCCGGCGACCATCGACGACCAGCACGAGCGCGCAGCCGCCGAGCGCGCGCTGGAGTACATGGACCTCGCGCCCGGAACGCCGCTGAAGGACATCCACGTCGATGCCGTGTTCATGGGCTCGTGCACGAACAGCCGCATCGAGGACCTGCGGGCGTTCGCGTCCATCGTGCAGGGCAAGAAGAAGGCCGACGGCGTGCGCGTCATGGTCGTGCCGGGCTCCGCCCGCGTGCGCCTCGAGGCCGAGGCCGAGGGCCTCGACAAGGTGTTCGAGGAGTTCGGCGCCGAGTGGCGCTTCGCGGGCTGCTCGATGTGCCTCGGCATGAACCCCGACCAGCTCGCGCCTGGGGAGCGCTGCGCCTCGACGTCGAACCGCAACTTCGAGGGCCGGCAGGGCAAGGGCGGCCGCACGCACCTCGTGTCACCGCTCGTGGCGGCCGCCACGGCCATCCGCGGCACGCTGTCGAGCCCGTGGGACCTGCAGAACGACGGGGAGGGACGCTGA
- a CDS encoding NAD(P)H-dependent glycerol-3-phosphate dehydrogenase — MLGAGSWGTTFAKILADGGADVMIWARRPELAREIQEARRNSDYLPGINLPIGLRATSRMDLALAGAEQVYVCVPSQTLRQNLIAAEPHLGANAAVISLMKGVEKSTGHRMSEVIAEVLPIAESNIAVISGPNLALEIAREQPTAAVVSSTSLETAQSVASISRNKYFHSFVNTDVIGTEFGGVLKNLIAVAIGIVDGAGYGENTKASIITRGLVEMTDFAVAYGAHPDTLSGLAGLGDLIATCQSPLSRNNTAGRLLGQGYKLPDVVNRMQQTTEGLASVGPILELARAKGVEMPIVEQVRQVLAGTLAPKDIAPHLTTDDEPQGERTLDGQAQGGSAVRRAFKRALDQLRNGGRDPGGDRP, encoded by the coding sequence GTGCTCGGCGCCGGCAGCTGGGGCACCACGTTCGCGAAGATCCTCGCCGACGGCGGCGCCGACGTCATGATCTGGGCGCGCCGGCCCGAGCTGGCGCGCGAGATCCAGGAAGCGCGGCGCAACAGCGACTACCTCCCGGGCATCAACCTGCCGATCGGCCTGCGCGCGACGAGCCGCATGGACCTCGCGCTCGCGGGCGCCGAGCAGGTGTACGTCTGCGTGCCGAGCCAGACGCTGCGGCAGAACCTCATCGCCGCCGAACCCCACCTGGGGGCCAACGCCGCGGTCATTTCGCTGATGAAGGGCGTCGAGAAGTCGACCGGCCACCGCATGAGCGAGGTCATCGCCGAGGTGCTCCCCATCGCCGAGTCCAACATCGCGGTGATCTCGGGCCCGAACCTCGCGCTCGAGATCGCGAGGGAGCAGCCGACGGCCGCCGTCGTGTCGTCGACGAGCCTCGAGACGGCGCAGTCGGTGGCCTCCATCTCGCGCAACAAGTACTTCCATTCGTTCGTGAACACCGACGTGATCGGCACCGAGTTCGGCGGCGTGCTGAAGAACCTCATCGCCGTGGCGATCGGCATCGTCGACGGCGCGGGCTACGGCGAGAACACCAAGGCCTCGATCATCACGCGCGGCCTCGTCGAGATGACCGACTTCGCGGTCGCCTACGGCGCGCACCCCGACACGCTCTCCGGTCTCGCGGGCCTCGGCGACCTCATCGCGACCTGCCAGTCGCCGCTGTCGCGCAACAACACCGCCGGGCGCCTGCTCGGCCAGGGCTACAAGCTGCCCGACGTGGTCAATCGCATGCAGCAGACCACCGAGGGCCTCGCCTCGGTGGGCCCGATCCTCGAGCTCGCACGGGCGAAGGGCGTGGAGATGCCCATCGTCGAGCAGGTCCGGCAGGTGCTCGCGGGCACGCTCGCCCCGAAGGACATCGCACCGCACCTCACGACCGACGACGAGCCCCAGGGCGAAAGGACATTGGATGGACAAGCTCAGGGTGGTTCTGCTGTTCGGCGGGCGTTCAAGCGAGCACTCGATCAGCTGCGCAACGGCGGGCGGGATCCTGGGGGCGATCGACCGTGA
- a CDS encoding DUF3515 domain-containing protein — protein MPHPTAPLTRRGLRRVALALGLAVAGTIALAGCSQAVPFAPAPQATDADCAAVIVRLPDVVAGQAERETNAQGTGAWGNPASVLLRCGVEPLGPTTDRCVSVDGVDWVIDESDAPRYLFTTFGRTPAVEVLIDNDVVSGTTAIADLSSAVSAIPAEGGCTNVDDATLG, from the coding sequence ATGCCCCACCCCACAGCACCCCTGACCCGACGCGGGCTGCGGCGCGTCGCGCTCGCCCTCGGCCTCGCCGTCGCCGGGACGATCGCGCTCGCCGGCTGCAGCCAGGCCGTCCCGTTCGCCCCCGCGCCGCAGGCGACCGACGCCGACTGCGCCGCCGTGATCGTGCGCCTGCCCGACGTCGTCGCCGGCCAGGCCGAGCGCGAGACCAACGCACAGGGCACGGGCGCGTGGGGCAACCCCGCATCGGTGCTGCTGCGCTGCGGCGTCGAGCCCCTCGGTCCCACGACCGACCGGTGCGTGAGCGTCGACGGCGTCGACTGGGTCATCGACGAGTCGGACGCCCCGCGCTACCTGTTCACGACCTTCGGGCGCACGCCGGCGGTCGAGGTGCTCATCGACAACGACGTGGTCTCGGGCACGACCGCGATCGCCGACCTCTCGTCGGCCGTCTCGGCGATCCCCGCCGAAGGCGGCTGCACGAACGTCGACGACGCGACCCTCGGCTGA
- the rsmD gene encoding 16S rRNA (guanine(966)-N(2))-methyltransferase RsmD: MTRIIAGFAGSLSLAVPRSGTRPTSDRVREAIFSALDARDAVDGVAVLDLYAGSGALGLEAASRGAAEVVLVEKAKPAADICRRNAEAVTRAARGHRPRIRVAMRSVASYLESATGPFDLVFIDPPYDLGEAALAHDLELLSPLLAADAVVVVERSSRSPEPRWPAGIAPERRRDYGETTLWWAAAQPERPSQPE; encoded by the coding sequence ATGACCCGCATCATCGCCGGATTCGCCGGCTCGCTCTCCCTCGCCGTCCCGCGCTCGGGCACGCGTCCCACGAGCGACCGGGTGCGCGAGGCGATCTTCTCGGCCCTCGACGCACGTGACGCCGTCGACGGTGTCGCGGTGCTCGACCTCTACGCCGGATCTGGCGCGCTCGGCCTCGAGGCGGCGTCCCGGGGTGCGGCCGAGGTCGTGCTCGTCGAGAAGGCGAAGCCGGCCGCCGACATCTGCCGGCGGAACGCCGAGGCGGTGACGCGCGCGGCGCGGGGCCATCGGCCGCGCATCCGGGTGGCCATGCGCAGCGTCGCGTCGTACCTCGAGTCGGCGACGGGGCCGTTCGACCTCGTGTTCATCGACCCGCCGTACGACCTCGGCGAGGCCGCGCTCGCGCACGACCTCGAGCTGCTGTCGCCCCTGCTCGCGGCCGACGCGGTCGTCGTGGTGGAGCGGAGCTCGCGGTCGCCCGAGCCGCGGTGGCCGGCCGGCATCGCGCCCGAGCGGCGCCGCGACTACGGCGAGACCACGCTGTGGTGGGCGGCGGCTCAGCCCGAGCGGCCGTCCCAGCCGGAGTAG
- the murA gene encoding UDP-N-acetylglucosamine 1-carboxyvinyltransferase: protein MNTLGQDAKNHATAVGLNVDRITINGGKPLRGRIELKGAKNLVTKAMVAAILGDTPSVLKDVPNISDVRIVRGLLEVHGVSVTHGVDEGELILDPSAVESAHMADIDAHAGSSRIPILFCGPLLHRLGEAFIPDLGGCRIGDRPIDFHLEVLRNFGAIVEKLPSGIRMSAPSGLHGAKVSLPYPSVGATEQVLLTAVLADGITELSGAAIEPEIMDLINILQKMGAIITVDTDRVIRIEGVEKLQGYTHRALFDRNEAASWAAAALATDGDIFVGGARQAEMLTFLNVYRKVGGAFEIQEDGIRFYHPGGELKPVIIETDVHPGFMTDWQQPLVVALSKAKGVSIVHETVYEQRFGFVDALVEMGASIDVHKECLGGRPCRFGQRNFQHSAVISGPAKLHGADIEVPDLRGGFSHLIAALTAEGRSTVSNVGIIARGYENFITKLELLGADFTLEG, encoded by the coding sequence GTGAACACACTCGGGCAGGACGCCAAGAACCACGCGACGGCAGTCGGATTGAACGTCGACCGCATCACGATCAACGGCGGCAAGCCGCTGCGCGGTCGCATCGAGCTCAAGGGCGCGAAGAACCTCGTCACGAAGGCGATGGTCGCGGCCATCCTCGGCGACACCCCCAGCGTGCTGAAGGACGTGCCGAACATCAGCGACGTCCGCATCGTGCGCGGCCTTCTCGAGGTGCACGGCGTCAGCGTCACGCACGGCGTCGACGAGGGCGAGCTCATCCTCGACCCGTCGGCCGTCGAGTCGGCGCACATGGCCGACATCGACGCGCACGCCGGCTCCAGCCGCATCCCGATCCTCTTCTGCGGCCCGCTCCTGCACCGCCTGGGCGAGGCGTTCATCCCCGACCTCGGCGGATGCCGCATCGGCGACCGCCCGATCGACTTCCACCTCGAGGTGCTGCGCAACTTCGGCGCCATCGTCGAGAAGCTCCCGAGCGGCATCCGGATGTCGGCCCCCAGCGGCCTGCACGGCGCCAAGGTCTCGCTGCCCTACCCGAGCGTCGGCGCGACCGAGCAGGTGCTGCTCACCGCGGTGCTCGCCGACGGCATCACCGAGCTCTCGGGCGCGGCCATCGAGCCCGAGATCATGGACCTCATCAACATCCTCCAGAAGATGGGCGCCATCATCACGGTCGACACCGACCGCGTGATCCGCATCGAGGGCGTCGAGAAGCTGCAGGGCTACACGCACCGCGCGCTCTTCGACCGCAACGAGGCCGCCAGCTGGGCGGCAGCGGCGCTCGCGACCGACGGCGACATCTTCGTCGGCGGCGCCCGCCAGGCCGAGATGCTCACCTTCCTCAACGTGTACCGCAAGGTCGGCGGCGCGTTCGAGATCCAGGAGGACGGCATCCGCTTCTACCACCCCGGTGGCGAGCTCAAGCCGGTCATCATCGAGACCGACGTGCACCCCGGGTTCATGACCGACTGGCAGCAGCCGCTCGTCGTGGCGCTGTCGAAGGCCAAGGGCGTGTCGATCGTGCACGAGACCGTATACGAGCAGCGCTTCGGCTTCGTCGACGCGCTCGTCGAGATGGGCGCGTCGATCGACGTGCACAAGGAGTGCCTCGGCGGCCGCCCGTGCCGGTTCGGCCAGCGCAACTTCCAGCACTCCGCGGTCATCTCGGGCCCGGCCAAGCTCCACGGCGCCGACATCGAGGTGCCCGACCTGCGCGGCGGCTTCAGCCACCTCATCGCGGCCCTGACCGCCGAGGGCCGTTCGACCGTGTCGAACGTCGGGATCATCGCGCGCGGCTACGAGAACTTCATCACCAAGCTGGAGCTGCTCGGGGCGGACTTCACGCTCGAAGGATAA
- a CDS encoding lysophospholipid acyltransferase family protein, with amino-acid sequence MPQQDPTAAHAAKPGAEKRRPSFFWLLAALIIPLWNLAVKYRFHHPERMPQTGAFVLSPNHYSEVDPLVMGVASWKLGRAPRFLAKASLFKNPVLGWVLRTSGQIPVERSGSQSHAAIRAAEDLVSKGRMVIVYPEGSLTRDPDLWPMRGKTGAVRIAIERGIPLVPAAHWGTQQILPRYGKKLSLFPRKSVDVIIGEPIDLSSFEGRLDQASLTAATTVLMDAIAALLAELRGEPAPAERWDPVKHGQKETGRLDQEGTDRVES; translated from the coding sequence GTGCCACAACAAGACCCGACCGCTGCGCATGCGGCGAAGCCGGGGGCCGAGAAGCGCCGTCCGTCGTTCTTCTGGCTCCTCGCCGCCCTGATCATCCCGCTCTGGAACCTGGCGGTGAAGTACCGCTTCCACCACCCCGAGCGGATGCCGCAGACCGGCGCCTTCGTGCTGTCGCCCAACCACTACAGCGAGGTCGACCCGCTCGTGATGGGCGTCGCCTCGTGGAAGCTCGGCCGCGCGCCGCGGTTCCTCGCGAAGGCGTCGCTCTTCAAGAACCCGGTGCTCGGCTGGGTCCTTCGCACCTCGGGGCAGATCCCGGTGGAGCGCAGTGGCAGCCAGAGCCACGCGGCGATCCGCGCGGCCGAAGACCTCGTCTCCAAGGGCCGCATGGTCATCGTGTACCCAGAGGGTTCGCTCACGCGCGACCCCGACCTGTGGCCCATGCGCGGCAAGACGGGCGCGGTGCGGATCGCGATCGAGCGCGGCATCCCGCTCGTGCCCGCGGCACACTGGGGCACGCAGCAGATCCTCCCGCGCTACGGCAAGAAGCTGAGTCTCTTCCCGCGCAAGAGCGTCGACGTCATCATCGGGGAGCCGATCGACCTCTCGTCGTTCGAGGGCAGGCTCGACCAGGCGAGCCTCACGGCCGCGACCACGGTGCTCATGGACGCCATCGCCGCGCTCCTCGCCGAGCTGCGCGGCGAGCCGGCACCCGCCGAGCGCTGGGACCCGGTCAAGCACGGCCAGAAGGAGACCGGTCGCCTCGACCAGGAGGGGACGGATCGCGTTGAATCGTAG
- the thiL gene encoding thiamine-phosphate kinase, which produces MERPARTESPTIGELGESRTLARILPRLASGDAALLGAGDDAAVVAAADGRYVVTTDLLVHGPDFRLAWSTPFELGWKAAATNLTDVAAMGARPTALVVAIAAPPTTPAAVLEGIADGLHEGLAALAPGAGVVGGDLSASTVLTIAVTAFGDLEGRAPVLRSGARVGDVLAHAGARGDAARGLALLFAEGTDAAGEPDPERAAEVRARHPELVAAQLAPHPPVAAGVAAARAGATSMLDVSDGLARDARRIAEASGVGLDFDGEALGADLRVAFAGAEDHGLLATFPPGVEPPAPFEVVGRIVPAPGEVLIDGRGIDAEGWDPYSGWDGRSG; this is translated from the coding sequence ATGGAACGACCTGCGCGCACCGAGTCGCCGACGATCGGCGAACTGGGCGAGTCGCGCACGCTCGCGCGCATCCTGCCGCGACTCGCGTCGGGGGATGCGGCGCTGCTCGGCGCGGGCGACGACGCCGCGGTCGTGGCGGCCGCCGACGGCCGGTACGTCGTGACGACCGACCTGCTCGTGCACGGACCCGACTTCCGGCTCGCCTGGTCGACGCCGTTCGAGCTGGGCTGGAAGGCGGCGGCCACCAACCTGACCGACGTCGCGGCGATGGGCGCCCGGCCCACCGCGCTCGTCGTCGCCATCGCCGCCCCGCCGACGACGCCCGCCGCCGTGCTCGAGGGCATCGCCGACGGGCTGCACGAGGGCCTTGCGGCGCTCGCGCCGGGCGCCGGGGTGGTCGGCGGCGACCTCTCGGCGTCGACGGTGCTCACGATCGCGGTGACGGCGTTCGGCGACCTCGAGGGCCGCGCGCCGGTCCTCCGCTCGGGCGCGCGCGTCGGCGACGTGCTGGCGCACGCGGGCGCCCGGGGCGACGCGGCCCGCGGCCTGGCGCTGCTCTTCGCCGAGGGCACGGATGCCGCGGGCGAGCCCGATCCCGAACGGGCCGCCGAGGTGCGCGCGCGGCATCCCGAGCTCGTGGCGGCCCAGCTGGCGCCGCACCCGCCCGTCGCGGCGGGCGTGGCGGCCGCTCGCGCGGGGGCGACCTCGATGCTCGACGTCTCCGACGGACTCGCCCGCGACGCCCGGCGCATCGCCGAGGCGAGCGGCGTCGGCCTGGACTTCGACGGCGAGGCGCTCGGCGCCGACCTGCGCGTCGCGTTCGCCGGCGCGGAGGACCACGGCCTGCTCGCGACGTTCCCGCCGGGTGTCGAGCCGCCCGCGCCGTTCGAGGTCGTCGGCCGGATCGTGCCCGCCCCGGGCGAGGTGCTCATCGACGGACGCGGGATCGACGCCGAGGGCTGGGACCCCTACTCCGGCTGGGACGGCCGCTCGGGCTGA
- the leuD gene encoding 3-isopropylmalate dehydratase small subunit, producing MEKLSTVTGVAVPLRRSNVDTDQIIPAVFLKRVTKTGFDDALFHAWRQDPDFILNDPAYAGARVLIAGPDFGTGSSREHAVWALRDYGFDVVISSRFGDIFRGNSGKQGLLAAQVAYEDVERLWEAIEAEPGIPVTVDLVERTVSAGALTVPFDIDDYTRWRLLEGLDDIGLTLRDEESIAEFESHREAWRPKTLPIREPAESGSL from the coding sequence ATGGAGAAGCTCAGCACCGTGACGGGCGTGGCGGTCCCGCTGCGCCGCTCGAACGTCGACACCGACCAGATCATCCCGGCGGTGTTCCTCAAGCGGGTGACGAAGACCGGCTTCGACGACGCGCTCTTCCACGCGTGGCGCCAGGACCCCGACTTCATCCTCAACGACCCGGCCTACGCGGGCGCCCGCGTCCTCATCGCCGGGCCCGACTTCGGCACCGGATCGAGCCGCGAGCACGCCGTCTGGGCGCTGCGCGACTACGGCTTCGACGTGGTCATCAGCTCGCGCTTCGGCGACATCTTCCGCGGGAACTCGGGCAAGCAGGGCCTGCTCGCCGCCCAGGTCGCCTATGAGGACGTCGAGCGCCTCTGGGAGGCCATCGAGGCGGAGCCGGGAATACCCGTCACGGTCGATCTGGTTGAGCGTACGGTGAGCGCGGGCGCGCTCACGGTGCCGTTCGACATCGACGACTACACTCGGTGGAGGCTTCTCGAAGGGCTCGACGACATCGGGCTCACCCTCCGGGACGAGGAGTCGATCGCCGAGTTCGAGTCACATCGCGAGGCTTGGCGGCCGAAGACCCTCCCCATCCGGGAGCCGGCAGAATCAGGGAGTCTGTGA
- a CDS encoding FHA domain-containing protein: MDSPDFIVPPPGLIPSAPPPSEEPDRTVRDVPPRSLPAFPPPPGSRPAVVPVAPPSRDGVEAVEERVEAVEERVEAPTPTPQPGAWRLRAPGGLEVLLLRPVVLGRDPSADATRPDAAAIPLADPARSVSKTHALVEVVDGRVTVTDLHSTNGTRVLTPDGEARELDPGVASEVAGGSTLLLGEFAVRVDRAPLHTV; the protein is encoded by the coding sequence GTGGATTCGCCGGACTTCATCGTCCCGCCGCCGGGGCTGATCCCGTCGGCGCCGCCGCCGAGCGAGGAGCCCGACCGCACCGTGCGCGACGTCCCACCGCGGTCCCTGCCGGCCTTCCCGCCGCCTCCCGGCTCCCGCCCGGCGGTCGTGCCCGTGGCGCCGCCGTCGCGAGACGGCGTCGAGGCGGTCGAGGAACGCGTCGAGGCGGTCGAGGAGCGCGTCGAGGCCCCGACGCCGACCCCGCAGCCCGGGGCCTGGCGACTGCGCGCGCCCGGCGGGCTGGAGGTGCTGCTCCTGCGCCCGGTGGTGCTCGGCCGCGATCCGTCGGCCGACGCGACGCGACCGGATGCCGCCGCGATCCCGCTCGCCGACCCGGCGCGCTCGGTCTCCAAGACGCATGCACTCGTGGAGGTCGTGGACGGCCGAGTGACCGTGACCGACCTGCACTCGACGAACGGCACGCGCGTGCTGACGCCCGACGGCGAGGCTCGCGAGCTCGACCCGGGCGTGGCATCCGAGGTGGCCGGCGGGTCGACCCTGCTGCTCGGGGAGTTCGCCGTGCGCGTGGATCGGGCGCCGCTCCACACGGTGTAG